From Toxorhynchites rutilus septentrionalis strain SRP chromosome 2, ASM2978413v1, whole genome shotgun sequence, a single genomic window includes:
- the LOC129771950 gene encoding uncharacterized protein LOC129771950 isoform X3, translating to MTIMTELAERERINKELREKAHEQLEVARDLLDKFSGNEDHKKLLKTQYSKFEGLISDRNKRLKSDTLRKFIESIQILVNKVKIKSEPVERSDSSVDSSTDCSSSQSTTVESKASDTVKPISSETDVQKITPSLEVCSISSPTKAIESPTKSVITTEEVDGKQKRSILLREVISEEAKLKQKPQIPWRTPTRLEPLSAVKNETKTVTKSVSSTKKSTHEPERFALRYKTKKRPTCDIKPSGNEQFKKPFPIPPSTSEDHQRPLFQRRHQLPPAKPLYDNNRDPRTHHAHYNRYMYTGQNRLPYEGHHHHQQVPRHHFQVPPNRPAAAAYQFAVPAPVPPTRPNVSPTRPNNPPAVRARFVSPAAPLANTKPAARKAAAKPVIRPEKTINPVFSKDDLIPLGSKENVKKISCSVKTTTNVEKSADTAEKSSQNINSTPDAEKTDKQKSKPVVQKVTEPVVENKKKEVSEKNEQSKTPVDQTKTDERNADGSPLDKNLLSLLKGIADESKVKQILDVMSKHSDDESEKQQTSENKCVQEKKAKKFKRIRTKTDESSSEDDASKKDNAKKGKAKTTKHSSSGSREVIGLLNFEWIGKGGEISHTRRRGTSGTQTHSKPATKQARLQDSSSDSDEEIMYSSPEKLPKTAVEEDSLLTIAKSPPTKGKQKQKEATFVYNDKKTVHFNSNYASNCALCSFNGSAIVNHYVYDHKQYEVFVSRVSPKMAEIIRADPFLTNGTLANEESGNESINFKCFFCLASKELTRSEWCKHLASHTGEYRYRCTSCPVMSQAEELDSSFFHEKSCLKPSLAVYNNIEFEDNHLYGFICNACNYIQVRRVNMERHLKREHPSADVGCIRFSIVNYKIDTKPIIDEDQEMKDSSASHVPTVSIPLLPKAEPLEPCDIVNQPFTEDEEMQESEAEQQQSSVSRRRDYRLDSIHIGPAGVCSQLSHKPFSIKFEQELQGDQISSSSGFYESPMSPVPTEDDAAEAQSIIPVMQIQSIQGGFDAERCFVKREDKEMEYDSDASDKTTDFDMFDTDEAPESLCDGEQKTDGNSNDNGAKDGATNGGNSRASTSGTNSGTLPSVGGAVNSGTGGGGSGSGGDDDDNRKKEKFPLPLNIKQEKEEKNKKEKEEKMEKETEEKKGEEKDKIEVKTVVIKSEKKDDGYRDHRSQQEVDGEGLDFVELVLDSTRIEHVAFVEQKSEILYLCLMPGCRLVTKKIDDFKNHVSKKHESVTWDGYCHPCQSQIMIMENCLIANELQHLLDVHARRKTPTLEISAISTAPSTLRIRKMPGDTLSAVDSNVPPPLAPLLPPSTSITPVSSSFCFGQSPLIIQSAATISPVPMGNNSPMMTPTHTIPAQIRPIIANPPPAATMIPNVPPPLASVQSSSGGGNNVSMAGLILNSARLKPWTNMITTKNQEHCLSMLEETSLLCLYKCMARTCAFTTNNRFFMEQHMSLHEAMYSSLATHATRKCWLECAYCDLIAPNNIVLLTHIDSEHAACGFQCNLCFYRSRDPTNVVVHQKTYHPNSGVAKKILIMPENLKSFGDDEWRSMQESLRKNVLPLQCTICKDSYYILSAYMTHLASHEQNFICCQVCNLNIEKKSMARHLLLHSIGLYECVYCLFGANTKSTMALHVSNAHSSKPLYCCVRYNKKRPDGVEYPPNKVESMELKTMSCTVSPDLFKRCSYSTDQLNNKPVSLNVNDSIEFQKKVSTVTKIPPSTVATFSTNAPTPAANIQIQITDEAGRPLIISIPVQNSSNNPTVQGPAAPSCSQPASAPSPAMPQIQMPMISTVQGGVQNIPPSPPSTPLPVISSVQGMVSLPPLTAIQRSDGLPIISSVQSVAHLPPDQSLAAPLKSPSVTISPEGLVILPNIPGTTITAKPAIVTSTTTSSSTASISTASNLTVQIVENSACTLVPKPKTDMYTTTVAEADTQSCTVSGENQEYEEDVGANDDKSESPAPSDVSQPGSSKDTTGLKKFSSTTQIRIDFLFNGSIEKFDRLERKVNMTIKHTGFSGLDLNICGVEKCNGRFSDPVKLNLHLLKHHNVANYKCYHCSDRFKTAHELITHIKTHGWHRYLCFLCDRKSHFLKMMILHVQHDHNSTDVILSYLHPKKRDIHNDLVVICPQDVTGVQLRDYVENILKEDATLIKNRFTPDEIDQLPEKDIFSEDVFCASCNYRTKIKKNMKRHLEKHLGELLLTDNSASTDRSTVSTTTTSEMAIPEKIDPIKLYQCGICKFECPPALADFRAHMYLNHRNEKQYKCLHCNQLINEGIFCVDSITNHLKLHGNNLYKCSECDYYRDEQYLITAHIQQNHDPSVPVAVIREAIVVTTQPEWQCDLCETIRQTRAEMVDHMTADHKLTDNQYKCSLCSFKSSENDAFKAHFASNHPASGILIISLFHELPPKQLIAIANESAMVTTGGSETAHDDRSKRSRYSCGTESCSFSSNDLPCTKEHFLASHPDQTLVVFDDSITEKEKRKRFDYFVRYVCNYCQVQCDTVDDIVEHWNKQHKDEDGAKPLMFKLFKLVQCFYCDQISSYYNIKSHALVSHPAQTFACVDYQNVFKCGECPFVLTGEKVDLLKHFKIYHHASKNEDPCDYIDDDFLHRMLEQNNSMYTCNHCELTFDSRFTYENHIDTCAFAGLPSSFSLTTKSVRIRYICSCCNDLFSSEYSIAKHMRTHLAQYNCRYCKREFKQLTHLNEHQILLHNAYDNDFSLKDLDQYRSFFLKIKMLFPNGLLLSKVDAHRTVCGSVEDILNYVRSANDEEMTEVMYNRAILMPLHYEDDEGKIVQVQCKKFLERQPTMVLQLENLSEDKVAQITEQVYLLAKVAETVGNNQQHKRGRQRKIKKIVTSDTDDDDDDDDDWRPERKRIKRTSAMRVVTKKEVKSSSEFDSDSDNELLIRFKNNRDS from the exons ATAATGACAGAGCTAGCGGAACGCGAGAGAATCAACAAAGAGCTTCGCGAGAAGGCTCACGAGCAGTTGGAAGTTGCTCGAGATCTCTTGGATAAGTTCTCAGGCAATGAAGATCACAAAAAACTTCTGAAAACACAGTATTCTAAGTTTGAAGGGCTGATCAGCGATCGGAACAAGAG ATTGAAGTCAGACACGCTTCGAAAGTTTATTGAAAGTATTCAGATTTTAGTCAACAAAGTTAAAATAAAATCAGAGCCAGTGGAACGATCGGACAGTAGCGTAGATTCTTCCACGGATTGCAGTTCTTCACAGTCCACCACTGTTGAATCTAAGGCATCAGATACTGTCAAACCAATTTCATCGGAGACTGATGTGCAAAAAATTACTCCATCCCTCGAAGTATGTTCTATTTCATCCCCAACAAAGGCTATCGAATCACCGACAAAATCTGTGATAACTACAGAGGAAGTTGATGGAAAGCAGAAGCGATCGATTCTGCTACGAGAAGTAATTTCTGAGGAAGCCAAATTGAAGCAAAAGCCACAGATACCATGGCGAACACCGACTCGATTGGAACCTCTGAGCGCAGTAAAAAACGAAACAAAGACTGTGACAAAGTCGGTTTCATCGACGAAAAAATCGACACATGAACCGGAAAGATTCGCGCTAAGATATAAAACAAAGAAGCGGCCGACTTGCGATATAAAGCCTAGCGGGAATGAGCAATTTAAGAAACCATTTCCAATTCCTCCTTCAACATCAGAGGATCATCAGCGACCACTGTTCCAACGACGTCATCAATTACCTCCAGCAAAACCATTGTATGACAACAATAGAGATCCGCGTACTCATCACGCACATTATAACCGATATATGTACACCGGGCAGAATCGATTACCATACgagggtcatcatcatcatcagcaggTTCCAAGGCATCATTTTCAGGTTCCTCCTAACAGACCAGCCGCAGCTGCTTATCAGTTTGCGGTTCCCGCTCCAGTTCCACCGACAAGACCGAATGTTTCACCGACAAGGCCGAATAATCCGCCGGCTGTTAGAGCGAGATTTGTGTCACCGGCTGCACCCCTTGCCAACACAAAACCGGCCGCTCGTAAAGCGGCTGCAAAACCCGTCATTCGGCCTGAGAAAACAATCAATCCAGTATTTTCTAAGGATGATCTCATACCTCTAGGGAGCAAAGAAAATGTGAAGAAGATTTCATGTTCCGTGAAAACTACCACAAATGTTGAGAAAAGTGCGGATACAGCAGAGAAAAGTTCACAAAACATCAACTCTACACCCGACGCTGAGAAAACAGACAAACAAAAGTCTAAGCCTGTGGTCCAGAAGGTTACTGAACCCGTTGTTGAGAATAAGAAAAAAGAAGTGTCAGAAAAGAACGAACAAAGTAAAACTCCAGTCGATCAAACGAAGACAGATGAACGGAATGCCGATGGTTCTCCACTCGACAAGAATTTGTTGAGTTTACTAAAGGGAATAGCCGACGAGAGTAAggtcaaacaaattttagacgTAATGAGCAAGCATTCCGATGACGAATCGGAAAAACAGCAAACGTCTGAGAACAAATGTGTCCAGGAGAAGAAAGCTAAGAAGTTTAAACGCATTCGTACCAAAACGGATGAGTCTTCGTCTGAAGACGATGCGTCCAAGAAAGATAACGCCAAGAAAGGAAAGGCTAAAACCACGAAGCATTCATCTAGCGGAAGCCGCGAGGTGATCGGATTATTGAACTTTGAATGGATAGGAAAGGGCGGCGAAATATCGCACACAAGACGAAGAGGCACAAGTGGTACTCAGACCCATTCCAAACCAGCCACGAAGCAAGCTCGTTTGCAAGATTCGAGTTCGGATTCAGATGAGGAAATAATGTATAGTTCTCCTGAAAAACTTCCAAAGACTGCAGTAGAAGAAGATTCATTGCTAACGATAGCAAAGTCTCCACCGACCAAAGGAAAACAGAAACAGAAGGAAGCTACATTCGTTTACAATGACAAAAAGACGGTGCATTTCAACAGCAACTATGCTAGTAACTGTGCTCTCTGCTCATTCAACGGCTCGGCGATTGTCAACCACTATGTGTATGATCACAAGCAGTATGAAGTCTTTGTCAGTCGCGTTTCACCCAAAATGGCAGAAATCATTCGAGCCGATCCCTTCCTCACCAATGGAACTCTTGCGAACGAGGAAAGTGGCAATGAGAGCATTaatttcaaatgctttttctgtcTGGCTTCTAAAGAATTGACGCGTTCCGAGTGGTGCAAACATTTAGCTTCCCACACAGGTGAATATCGCTATCGATGTACGAGCTGCCCGGTTATGTCTCAAGCAGAGGAACTGGATAGCTCCTTTTTCCACGAGAAGTCCTGCCTGAAACCGTCGCTTGCCGTGTATAACAACATCGAATTCGAAGACAATCATTTGTACGGTTTCATTTGTAATGCATGTAATTACATTCAAGTTCGGCGGGTTAATATGGAGCGGCACTTGAAAAGGGAACATCCATCTGCGGATGTCGGCTGCATTCGATTCAGCATAGTCAATTATAAGATTGACACAAAACCAATAATCGACGAGGATCAAGAGATGAAAGATTCAAGCGCTTCGCATGTTCCTACGGTTAGTATTCCACTACTCCCAAAGGCAGAGCCACTCGAACCGTGCGACATCGTCAATCAGCCGTTCACGGAAGATGAAGAAATGCAGGAATCTGAAGCTGAACAACAACAGTCATCTGTTTCGCGACGGAGAGATTATAGACTCGATTCGATCCATATTGGCCCTGCTGGTGTGTGCAGCCAACTCAGTCACAAACCGTTTTCGATCAAATTTGAACAAGAACTGCAAGGCGATCAAATTAGCTCGAGCTCCGGTTTCTATGAATCGCCAATGTCACCTGTCCCGACGGAAGACGATGCAGCCGAGGCACAGTCTATCATACCAGTGATGCAGATACAATCGATTCAAGGCGGATTTGATGCGGAGAGGTGCTTTGTCAAGCGAGAAGACAAAGAGATGGAGTATGATTCGGATGCCAGTGATAAAACAACTGACTTCGACATGTTCGACACCGATGAGGCACCGGAGAGTTTGTGTGATGGAGAACAGAAAACCGATGGAAATTCGAACGACAATGGAGCTAAAGATGGGGCGACAAACGGTGGAAACTCAAGAGCGTCGACTAGCGGAACTAATAGTGGCACGCTACCTTCTGTAGGCGGAGCTGTCAATTCTGGCACAGGAGGAGGAGGATCAGGGTCCGGTGGAGATGATGACGACAATCGCAAGAAAGAGAAATTCCCACTCCCATTGAATATCAAACAGGAGAAGgaagagaaaaataaaaaggaaaaggaagaaaaaatggaaaaggaaacGGAAGAAAAAAAGGGAGAGGAAAAGGATAAAATTGAAGTGAAAACCGTAGTAATAAAAAGTGAGAAAAAAGATGACGGTTACCGGGATCATCGATCACAACAAGAAGTAGATGGAGAGGGATTAGACTTCGTCGAGCTCGTCTTGGACAGCACACGCATCGAACATGTCGCTTTTGTGGAGCAAAAATCGGAAATATTATACCTCTGTCTCATGCCTGGATGCAGGCTTGTTACGAAAAAAATTgatgattttaaaaatcatgtttcgaaAAAGCACGAAAGTGTGACATGGGATGGGTATTGTCATCCATGTCAGTCACAAATTATGATAATGGAGAACTGCTTGATAGCGAACGAATTGCAACATTTGTTAGACGTTCATGCTAGGAGAAAAACGCCCACACTTGAAATATCTGCAATTTCCACTGCACCAAGTACTCTTCGTATACGCAAAATGCCGGGAGATACACTGTCTGCAGTAGACTCTAATGTTCCTCCGCCATTGGCACCACTACTACCACCTTCTACGTCCATAACTCCAGTATCGTCCTCATTTTGTTTCGGACAGAGTCCGCTAATAATTCAATCGGCAGCAACGATATCTCCTGTGCCAATGGGTAACAACAGTCCTATGATGACTCCAACACACACAATTCCTGCTCAAATAAGACCAATAATAGCGAATCCACCACCCGCGGCAACGATGATTCCCAATGTACCGCCTCCTCTTGCATCTGTTCAATCAAGCAGTGGTGGTGGTAATAACGTGTCCATGGCTGGCCTGATATTGAATTCGGCGCGTTTGAAGCCCTGGACCAATATGATAACTACGAAGAATCAAGAGCACTGCCTCAGTATGCTCGAGGAGACTAGTTTGCTGTGTTTGTACAAGTGCATGGCTCGCACGTGCGCTTTCACTACCAACAACCGATTCTTCATGGAACAACATATGTCGCTGCATGAGGCTATGTATTCCTCACTGGCAACACATGCTACCCGTAAATGCTGGCTAGAGTGTGCCTACTGTGATCTGATAGCTCCCAACAACATTGTCCTGCTCACTCACATTGACTCCGAGCACGCCGCTTGCGGATTTCAATGCAACCTTTGCTTCTATCGGAGTCGCGATCCCACCAATGTGGTTGTACATCAGAAAACCTATCATCCAAACAGTGGTGTGGCAAAGAAGATTCTGATCATGCCGGAGAATTTGAAAAGTTTCGGGGACGATGAATGGAGATCGATGCAGGAATCTCTGAGAAAGAATGTATTGCCGCTGCAATGTACCA TTTGCAAGGACTCGTACTATATTCTGTCGGCCTACATGACCCATCTCGCTAGCCATGAGCAGAATTTCATTTGTTGCCAGGTGTGTAatttgaacatcgagaagaaaAGCATGGCCCGACATTTGCTGCTGCATTCCATCGGATTGTACGAATGTGTGTATTGTTTGTTCGGGGCGAACACAAAATCCACGATGGCGCTACACGTTAGCAATGCACATAGCTCTAAACCCTTGTATTGCTGTGTGCGATATAATAAAAAG AGGCCTGATGGCGTTGAATATCCGCCTAATAAAGTTGAATCGATGGAATTGAAGACGATGAGCTGTACCGTCTCGCCTGATTTGTTCAAACGATGTAGTTATTCGACAGATCAGCTAAATAATAAGCCAGTCAGTCTCAACGTAAATGATTCGATAGAATTTCAGAAAAAGGTATCTACCGTTACTAAAATTCCTCCCAGTACAGTTGCTACTTTTAGTACCAATGCACCTACTCCTGCAGCCaacattcaaattcaaataacGGACGAAGCAGGACGCCCTTTAATTATATCAATTCCTGTGCAAAATAGTTCAAACAACCCAACGGTGCAAGGCCCTGCGGCTCCTAGTTGCAGTCAGCCAGCAAGTGCTCCATCACCAGCCATGCCACAGATTCAAATGCCAATGATCAGTACGGTTCAGGGAGGTGTTCAAAACATTCCTCCATCGCCACCATCAACACCACTCCCTGTGATAAGCAGTGTGCAAGGAATGGTATCTCTTCCGCCACTCACCGCGATTCAGCGTAGCGATGGTTTACCGATAATAAGCAGCGTACAAAGCGTTGCCCATTTGCCTCCGGACCAGTCTTTGGCAGCACCACTAAAGTCACCCTCAGTTACCATTTCTCCTGAAGGGTTGGTAATACTACCGAACATACCCGGTACCACCATCACTGCTAAACCAGCGATCGTAACATCCACGACAACATCCAGTTCGACTGCATCGATTTCCACTGCTTCTAATCTCACTGTTCAGATTGTGGAAAACAGTGCATGTACGCTTGTTCCTAAACCGAAAACCGATATGTACACGACCACGGTAGCGGAAGCAGATACCCAATCTTGCACGGTATCCGGAGAGAATCAGGAATATGAAGAAGATGTTGGAGCAAATGACGACAAATCTGAATCTCCAGCTCCATCCGATGTATCACAACCCGGCAGCTCGAAAGACACAACAGGATTGAAAAAATTTTCCAGTACCACCCAGATTCGGATCGATTTTCTATTCAATGGTAGTATCGAAAAGTTTGATCGTCTGGAGAGAAAGGTGAACATGACGATAAAGCATACCGGATTTTCCGGGTTGGATTTGAATATTTGTGGAGTGGAGAAATGTAACGGCAGATTCAGTGATCCTGTTAAACTTAACTTGCATCTTTTGAAGCATCACAATGTTGCCAACTACAAGTGCTACCATTGCTCTGATCGGTTCAAAACCGCACATGAGCTGATTACACACATCAAAACGCACGGGTGGCATCGGTATCTCTGTTTTTTGTGTGATCGGAAAAGTCATTTCCTAAAGATGATGATACTTCATGTGCAGCACGATCACAATAGTACCGATGTTATCCTCTCCTATTTGCATCCGAAAAAGCGGGACATCCACAATGATCTAGTAGTGATATGTCCGCAGGATGTCACGGGCGTTCAGCTGCGGGATTACGTTGAGAATATTTTAAAAGAAGATGCCACTTTGATAAAAAATCGTTTCACTCCCGATGAGATTGATCAACTGCCGGAAAAGGATATTTTCTCGGAAGACGTATTTTGTGCAAGCTGTAATTACCGGACCAAGATAAAGAAGAATATGAAGCGTCACCTGGAGAAGCATCTAGGTGAATTGTTACTGACAGATAACTCTGCATCAACTGATAGAAGCACTGTGTCCACGACGACAACTAGTGAAATGGCTATCCCAGAGAAGATCGATCCAATCAAGCTGTACCAGTGTGGTATATGCAAATTTGAGTGCCCTCCAGCATTAGCAGACTTCAGAGCTCATATgtatctaaaccaccgaaatgAAAAACAGTACAAGTGTTTGCATTGTAACCAGCTTATTAATGAAGGTATCTTCTGTGTGGACAGCATCACAAATCATCTGAAACTGCATGGGAATAACCTGTACAAGTGCAGCGAATGTGATTACTACCGGGACGAACAATATTTGATCACGGCGCATATCCAGCAGAACCACGATCCTTCAGTGCCAGTGGCGGTAATACGGGAGGCTATTGTTGTTACAACCCAACCAGAATGGCAATGCGATCTCTGCGAAACGATTCGTCAAACCCGTGCTGAAATGGTAGACCATATGACAGCTGATCACAAGCTAACGGACAATCAATACAAGTGTTCGCTCTGTTCGTTTAAATCTTCCGAAAACGATGCTTTCAAAGCACATTTCGCTTCCAATCATCCCGCTAGCGGAATattaattatttcattatttcacgAGCTTCCCCCAAAGCAGCTCATAGCGATAGCCAACGAATCGGCCATGGTGACGACCGGTGGCAGCGAAACAGCACATGATGATAGGAGCAAAAGGAGCAGATATTCGTGTGGCACTGAATCTTGTTCCTTCTCGTCGAACGATCTCCCGTGCACAAAAGAACATTTTCTAGCGAGCCACCCGGATCAAACACTGGTTGTGTTTGACGATTCAATCACAGAGAAGGAAAAGCGAAAGAGGTTCGATTATTTCGTGAGATACGTATGCAACTATTGCCAGGTACAGTGCGACACAGTCGATGATATCGTGGAGCATTGGAACAAACAGCACAAGGACGAGGACGGTGCGAAACCGCTGATGTTCAAGTTATTCAAGCtggtacaatgtttttattgtgatcAAATTTCCTCATACTATAACATCAAATCGCACGCGTTGGTAAGCCATCCCGCGCAAACATTTGCCTGCGTTGATTACCAAAACGTGTTCAAATGTGGCGAATGTCCGTTCGTTCTCACAGGCGAGAAAGTCGACCTACTTAAACACTTCAAGATATATCACCACGCAAGTAAGAATGAAGACCCGTGTGATTATATTGACGATGATTTCCTCCACAGAATGCTGGAGCAAAACAACAGTATGTATACATGCAACCATTGCGAGTTGACATTCGACAGTCGCTTTACTTATGAGAATCATATCGATACCTGTGCGTTCGCTGGACTGCCTAGTAGCTTCAGTTTGACGACCAAATCGGTGAGAATACGATACATTTGTAGTTGCTGCAATGATTTATTCAGCAGTGAATACAGCATCGCAAAGCATATGCGAACTCATTTGGCACAATACAATTGTCGTTATTGTAAGCGCGAGTTCAAGCAGCTGACACACCTGAATGAACATCAAATTTTACTTCACAACGCCTATGATAACGATTTCTCGCTAAAGGATCTGGATCAATATCGATCGTTCTTCCTGAAAATAAAGATGCTATTCCCGAATGGTCTACTACTGAGTAAGGTGGATGCACATCGCACTGTATGTGGTTCCGTCGAAGACATTCTCAACTATGTCCGAAGTGCCAACGACGAAGAAATGACTGAAGTAATGTATAACCGGGCGATTCTGATGCCTCTGCACTATGAAGATGATGAGGGGAAAATCGtacaagtgcagtgtaaaaagtTCCTCGAGCGCCAGCCAACAATGGTTCTGCAGCTGGAGAATCTTTCCGAAGACAAAGTGGCACAGATTACCGAGCAAGTATATCTACTGGCGAAAGTGGCGGAAACTGTGGGGAACAATCAGCAACACAAACGGGGGCGACAGCGGAAAATTAAGAAAATCGTTACTTCGGAtactgatgatgacgatgacgatgacgacgattgGAGACCGGAACGAAAACGTATCAAGCGTACAAGCGCTATGAGAGTGGTCACGAAAAAAGAAGTTAAATCGAGTTCTGAATTCGATTCAGATTCGGATAATGAGTTGTTGATCCGGTTCAAAAACAACCGGGACAGTTGA